The DNA sequence AGGATTTTCTGGCCGCAATCCGGCGCGTGCCCGCCCCCAGGGTGCTTCATACCGAAGAATTCTTCGATGTGAAGGTGGGCGATGTGACGGTAGTCGGGCGCATCGACCGGATCGACCAGGTGGCCGAGGGCCGGGTCGTGATCACCGACTACAAGACCGGCAAGGCCCAATCGCAGGAAGATTCCGACGAGAGCCTGCAGCTTTCCATCTACGCCCTCGCCGCCCAGCGCCAGTGGAAGCTGGAGCCGCGGCGCCTGGTGTTCTATAACCTGGAGACCAACCAGGCCATAGAGACGGTGCGCAGCCAGAAAGAGCTGGAGAAAGCAGAGCAGCAGGTGCGGATCGCGGCCGAGAACATCGCGCAGGGCAACTTCGACGCCAACCCCGGATGGCACTGCCAGTGGTGCCCGTACCGCAGCCTTTGTCCCGCAACCGAGGAGCGGCTGTTTACAATCCAGAGAGCGCTTGAACCCACGGGAGCCAACTGATGCTGGAAGCGGCAGTCGTCGTCCTGGTGATCGCGGTGGTGGTGCTGGTCGCGCTGGTGGTGCGCCGATCCGCCGCCGGCGGGGGAGAGACCGAGGCGCTCCGCAACGACATCAGCATCCTGCGCGAGACTAACAACAAAGCCAACGAGATGATCGCCAAGCAGGTGCAGGCCATCGGCAGCAACGTGCAGACGGCGCTGGAGGCGGTGCGCAGCGACGTCGGCAACCGGCTGGACGCGAACGCGGGCGTGATGACGCAGGCGTCGCGGACAGTGGGCGACCGAGTGGCCAGCGTGCAGGCGACCTTTGCCGGGCTCCAGGAGCAGGTGGGGAAGATGAGCGAGCAGGCGCGCCAGGTGGCCGACCTGTCGCACTCCATCACCGACCTGCAGAGGATCCTCTCCTCGCCCAAGGTGCGCGGCGGCTTTGGGGAGGATTCGCTCGAGCAAATGCTGACGCAGGTCTTCCCGCGCGAGTTCTTCGAGATGCAATACTCGTTCGGCTCGGGCGATATCGTGGACGCCATCCTGAAATTCCCGCAAGGGAAGCTGGCCATCGACGCCAAGTTTCCGCTGGAAAACTTCCGACGCCTGGTGGAGGCGGAATCGGAGGCGGACCGAAAGATGGCGCGGCGCGAGTTTCTGAAGGACGTGCGCAAGCGCATCGACGAGATCGCGAGCAAGTACATCCGGCCGCAGGACGGCACGCTCTCGCTGGCGCTGGCCTACATCCCGGCGGAGAACGTCTACTACGAGGCCATCATCCGCGACGAAGAGGGCAACGACCTGCGCGCCTACTGCATGCAGCGCAACGTCTTCCCGGTGTCGCCCAACTCGCTCTACGCCTACCTACAGACCATCGTGATCGGGCTGAACGGGATGCGTATCAGCGAGCGCGCGGAATCCATCCTGCACGAACTGGAGTCGTTGCGGGTGGAGGTGGAGAAGTTCACCGGCGAGTACGAGACAGTGGGCAAGCACCTGCGCAACGCGACCACGAAGTACGACGAGAGCGCGCGGTCGCTGAACAAGGTGGAGACGCGGGTGCAGGGGCTCTCCAGTCACCGCGGCGAGCAACTCAGCCTGATCGAAGCCGAAGCGCAGAAGAAGGAGTTGGGCGAGCGCTCCGGCGAGAGCTGAGAACATTCCCCGCAAAAAACTCAGGGGACGCGATGTGCGTCCCCTGTCGAGCTCGTACGGACGGCCAGTTAGTGCTTCTTTTTCTTCTTGGCCTTTTTCTTCTTTGCCATTGTTCTATTCTCCCTTTTCCGTATTTCACGGATGTGCAACGATGTTTTGTTGCGATATCTGATGTATAGAGACAATGAAAAGTGATGTCAAGAACAAAATCGGCGGTGGCAACGAAAGTGCAACGTGAGCGCGCGGAGTTTCCGGCGCGGACACGATCAGGTCTTCAGCACGCGTTGCAGGATGTACAAGAAGATGCCGACGATGGAGTCGTGCCAGGCGTGCGCGATCATTCCTGGACGCAGATTCTTCCTGAAGTGAGCGAGGATGCCGAACAGCAATCCGAAGACACCGATCTGCACCATGCGAGCCGCGCCCTGGTAGCCATGCGACGCGCCGAAGACAGCGGCGGAGAGCGCCATGCCGGCGAAAGAGCTGCGCGTGAGGGTAGTGAACAGCCGCTGCAGGTAGCCGCGGAAGATGATCTCCTCGCAGAAGCCGGCAGTGGCGGCCAGCACAAGAAACAGAATGAGCTCGCGCGTGTTCGCAGGAGCGAGGAAGCCGATCTTCTTCATGGCTTCTTTCAGGGCCTGGGTCTCCTGTCCGGCGTGGGTCGCACTCTGCGCCAGGCCCAGCAGGAATCCCACACCGACCAGCACGCCCACGGCTATGAACCAAAAGCCGGCGGCCAGCGCCAGGTCGAGCAGCACGTCTTCCGGGCTCTTCCATCTTCCTCCCGTGATCTCTGCCATGGTCAGACGCTGGCGGCGCATCCCCACCCAGACGTAGGCCAGCAGGAGCCACTCCCACAGGATGGTTGCGGTGTAGAACGCGGGACGGCCGAAGCGTTCGACCGTGCGCTGCTGTCCCTCGGCGCCGACGTAGGAGAAGGCCAGCAGGATGGCCAACAGCAGAGCCAGATGCAGCAGGACCACAGTGCGCTGCGGGGTTGAGGGCTGGTCGACAGTTGGGGCGGGGGCGGCCAGGGGGTCTCCTGTGGTTTCCGGTAGCACGGGGAAGGATTCTCGATCCTCCGGGCGCGCGGCACATCTTATAATGAAGGGCTCTCAGTTTAATAAGGAGTGATCTCTTATGGCAGTCGAAGAGACGGTAATCATCGCGGGGGTACGGACGGCGGTAGGGAAATTCCAGGGCTCGCTCGCCGACCACAGCGCGACGCAGTTGGGAGCGATTGTGGTGAAGGAAGTGGTGCAGCGCGCCCAGCTCGACCCCAAGCTGGTGGACGAGTGCATCATGGGCAACGTCGTGGCTGCCGGGCTGGGACAGAACCCGGCGCGGCAGGCAGCGATCTACGGCGGGCTGGCGCCGGAAGTCAGCGCCATGACCATCAACAAGGTTTGCGGCTCGGGACTGAAGGCGGTGGCGCTGGCGGCCCAGGCCATCCAGACCGGCAACTGCGGCATCGTGGTGGCGGGCGGGATGGAATCCATGAGCAACGCCCCCTACCTGCTGCCCAACGCGCGCAAGGGCTACCGGCTGGGCAACGGCCAGATCGTGGACTCGATGATCCAGGACGGGCTGTGGGATGTCTACAACGACTACCACATGGGCATCACCGGGGAGAACGTCGCCGAAAAATATGGCGTCACCCGCGAGCAGCAGGACGAGTTCGCGGTGAACTCGCACCGCAAAGCAGTGGCCGCCATCAAGGAGTGCCGCTTCCAGTCGCAGATCGTCCCGGTGGAGCTGGCGCCAAAGAAAAAGGGCGAGGCGCCGGGCGTCTTCGCGAAAGACGAGAGTCCGCGCGAGGGCACCACCATCGAAACGCTGCGCAAGCTCAAACCCGCTTTCAAGAAGGACGGCACGGTGACCGCTGGGAACGCTCCGGGGGTGAACGACGGCGCGGCAGCCCTGGTGGTGACCAGCGCCCAGCGTGCGAAAGAACTGGGAGCGCAGCCCATGGTGCGCATCGTGGGCCAGGCCACGAGCGGCGTCGAGCCGCGGTGGGTGATGATGGCGCCGGTCACGGGCGTCCGCAAGCTCTGGGAGAAGACCGGCTGGAAGCCAGACGAAGTGGACCTCTACGAGCTGAACGAGGCCTTCTCGGTGCAGGCGCTGGCGGTGATCCGCGAGCTGGGCCTGGATCCGGCCAAGGTCAACGTGAACGGCGGCGCGGTGGCCATCGGACATCCCATCGGCGCCAGCGGCGCCCGCATTCTGGTGACGCTCATCTATGAGATGATTCGCCGCAACGCGCACAAAGGCATCGCGGCGCTCTGCCTGGGCGGCGGCAACTCGGTGGCCCTGGCGGTCGAACGTTAAGCCGGTCCTGAAGTTTTGCGGAACCTGGGGCCGGGGTCCTGCGTCTACTCTCGTATCTCGCTGAGGAGGAAACTGATGAGCGCGCTTTCCCGTCGGACCCTGATTCGTTCCTCGCTGGTCGCCGCGTTCGCGGGCTGCTTGCCGGAGCTATGGGCGCAGCCGGTAGCTCCGGATCCCGCTGCGGCCCGTGTCGCCGCCGGCGCCGGGGCGCGGATCCAGTTCATCCCCGAGTTCCTGGACGAGCTGAAACTTTCGCGCGCCTACACCCTGGAGTGCGCCCACGCCATGCCGCCGGAGAAATACGAGTTCCGCCCCGTACCCGAGGTGCGCACCTTCGGGCAACAGATGGTGCATATCTCCGAAGCCGTGCCAGGCCTCTATGAACTTTTCATCGAAGGCAAGAAGACGCCCACCCATCCCTTCAGCGAGGGTGGGAAGGAGCCGGTGCTGACCAAGGAGGAAATCATCGCGCGGCTGGGGGTGGGCTTCGACTACGTGGAGCGGGCGGCAGGGAAGCTGAACCCTTCGGCCCTGCGCCAGACTACCAAGATCTTCGGCGGGAAGGTGATCTCCAAGCACCGCATGCTGCGCTTCCTGCTGGACCACACCACCCACCACCGCGGGCAGACCGTGGTCTATCTGCGCATCAACGGCATCCAGCCGCCGCTCTACCGGGCGTAGCCGCGATTTCCGGATTCGTAACAAAAAGACGCTCGGCCACGCGGGCCGAGCCCGGCGGCGTTCTACTGCGCCGTTTCCACCGACTGCGAGCGCCTGCTGGAGCGGGCCATGGCGCAGCAGGGCCTGAGCGCGCGCGCCCACGACCGCATCCTTAAAGTGGCGCGGACCATCGCCGACCTCGAAGGCGTGTCGCACCTCGAGCCCAAGCATATCGCCGAAGCCATCCAGTACCGTACATTGGACAGGACCTATTGGACGTAGACCCTCCATGCGAATGACCCGCACGCTCTTCTGTCCTCCAACCTACTTTGAGATTCGCGACCTGAAGAATCCTTTCATGCGGGACGCCGGGCCGGTGGATAAGGAGAAGGCGCTCGAGCAGTGGGAGGCGCTGCGGCATGCCTTCGAGCAGGCCGAAGTCGTGACCGAGGTCATCCCGGCTGTCCCGGACCTCGAAGACATGGTCTTTGCCAACAATCAGGTCTTTGTAGGGGAGGGAAACGAAAGCGAGCGGTTCCGCTTCATTGTCCCCAGCCGCATGCGCTTTCCCTCGCGGCAGCGCGAGGTGCCGTACTACGTGGAGTGGTTCCGCGCCCGCGGCTACCGGGTGATCGAGCTGGACTACGGCGACGAGTTCCTGGAGGGCCATGGCGACCTGCTCTGGCACGCCGATAGCTCCAAGGTGTGGGCGGGATACGGGATCCGGTCCACCCGCGGGGGAGTGGAAAGATTCGCCGCGGCCATGCGCCAGCTTGACATCACGGTGATCCCGCTCCAGCTTACCGACGAACGCTTCTACCACCTCGACACCTGCTTTGCGCCACTGACGGCCGAGGCAGTGGTCATCTATCCGGGGGCGTTCTCGCCGGAGGCATTGGCCAGCATCCGGGCCGGGTGCCTCCGGGTCCATGAGGTGGACGAGCCGGAGGCCCTGGGTTTCGTCTGCAACGGGGTCGCGGCCAACGGACGCTTCATCACGCCACGCCTGGGTGCCGGGCTGGCGCGGGCGCTCAAGCGGGAAGGGCTGGAGGCCCTGGTGGTCGAGACCTCAGAGTTCGAGAAGTCCGGGGGGAGCGTCTGCTGCCTCAAGCTCTTCCACCCCTAGGGTTTAGGGTAACTGCATGGTAAACCTGCCCAATTTTTTGGGTTGACGGGATGGGTAGCCATGGGTAGGATAAGCCATTGGCCTAAGGCGGAATACCGCCGACCCCCCCCTCTTCCGGGCCGACCTGGTAATAAGCAGTACCAAGAAAGAAGAGCAACTTTCCCGGGCGGGTTTGCATCAATTGAAGTGTCGGAGGCCCTAGTCCGGTGGCTGGCAAGGCAAGCCGGGATAGGGACAGCGCTTCGCTAATTGTTCGCGTGTCCCAAAGCGGGTTCCGGCACATCCCAAGGACAAGCTTGTTGGAGGTAGAGAGTGCTATGCGTTCTGATCTAGTTTATCCGGCGGCGCGTAACCTGCCCAACCGCTACCTGCTGTGTCAGGTGGCGTCGAAGGCGACACGCAAGTTCCACCGGCCCAACACGCGGGTGCAGGACACGATGAACCAGATTCTGGAGAAGTTTGGGCAGGCCGAGGTGCAGGGTTTGGTGTCGGCGACGCCCGCGCTTGCGCGTTTGGAGCGCCAAGCGGCA is a window from the Terriglobales bacterium genome containing:
- a CDS encoding PD-(D/E)XK nuclease family protein, whose translation is DFLAAIRRVPAPRVLHTEEFFDVKVGDVTVVGRIDRIDQVAEGRVVITDYKTGKAQSQEDSDESLQLSIYALAAQRQWKLEPRRLVFYNLETNQAIETVRSQKELEKAEQQVRIAAENIAQGNFDANPGWHCQWCPYRSLCPATEERLFTIQRALEPTGAN
- a CDS encoding DNA recombination protein RmuC, with translation MLEAAVVVLVIAVVVLVALVVRRSAAGGGETEALRNDISILRETNNKANEMIAKQVQAIGSNVQTALEAVRSDVGNRLDANAGVMTQASRTVGDRVASVQATFAGLQEQVGKMSEQARQVADLSHSITDLQRILSSPKVRGGFGEDSLEQMLTQVFPREFFEMQYSFGSGDIVDAILKFPQGKLAIDAKFPLENFRRLVEAESEADRKMARREFLKDVRKRIDEIASKYIRPQDGTLSLALAYIPAENVYYEAIIRDEEGNDLRAYCMQRNVFPVSPNSLYAYLQTIVIGLNGMRISERAESILHELESLRVEVEKFTGEYETVGKHLRNATTKYDESARSLNKVETRVQGLSSHRGEQLSLIEAEAQKKELGERSGES
- a CDS encoding CPBP family intramembrane glutamic endopeptidase, translated to MLPETTGDPLAAPAPTVDQPSTPQRTVVLLHLALLLAILLAFSYVGAEGQQRTVERFGRPAFYTATILWEWLLLAYVWVGMRRQRLTMAEITGGRWKSPEDVLLDLALAAGFWFIAVGVLVGVGFLLGLAQSATHAGQETQALKEAMKKIGFLAPANTRELILFLVLAATAGFCEEIIFRGYLQRLFTTLTRSSFAGMALSAAVFGASHGYQGAARMVQIGVFGLLFGILAHFRKNLRPGMIAHAWHDSIVGIFLYILQRVLKT
- a CDS encoding acetyl-CoA C-acetyltransferase, which gives rise to MAVEETVIIAGVRTAVGKFQGSLADHSATQLGAIVVKEVVQRAQLDPKLVDECIMGNVVAAGLGQNPARQAAIYGGLAPEVSAMTINKVCGSGLKAVALAAQAIQTGNCGIVVAGGMESMSNAPYLLPNARKGYRLGNGQIVDSMIQDGLWDVYNDYHMGITGENVAEKYGVTREQQDEFAVNSHRKAVAAIKECRFQSQIVPVELAPKKKGEAPGVFAKDESPREGTTIETLRKLKPAFKKDGTVTAGNAPGVNDGAAALVVTSAQRAKELGAQPMVRIVGQATSGVEPRWVMMAPVTGVRKLWEKTGWKPDEVDLYELNEAFSVQALAVIRELGLDPAKVNVNGGAVAIGHPIGASGARILVTLIYEMIRRNAHKGIAALCLGGGNSVALAVER
- a CDS encoding DinB family protein is translated as MSALSRRTLIRSSLVAAFAGCLPELWAQPVAPDPAAARVAAGAGARIQFIPEFLDELKLSRAYTLECAHAMPPEKYEFRPVPEVRTFGQQMVHISEAVPGLYELFIEGKKTPTHPFSEGGKEPVLTKEEIIARLGVGFDYVERAAGKLNPSALRQTTKIFGGKVISKHRMLRFLLDHTTHHRGQTVVYLRINGIQPPLYRA
- a CDS encoding arginine deiminase-related protein, with translation MRMTRTLFCPPTYFEIRDLKNPFMRDAGPVDKEKALEQWEALRHAFEQAEVVTEVIPAVPDLEDMVFANNQVFVGEGNESERFRFIVPSRMRFPSRQREVPYYVEWFRARGYRVIELDYGDEFLEGHGDLLWHADSSKVWAGYGIRSTRGGVERFAAAMRQLDITVIPLQLTDERFYHLDTCFAPLTAEAVVIYPGAFSPEALASIRAGCLRVHEVDEPEALGFVCNGVAANGRFITPRLGAGLARALKREGLEALVVETSEFEKSGGSVCCLKLFHP
- a CDS encoding DNA-directed RNA polymerase subunit omega; translation: MRSDLVYPAARNLPNRYLLCQVASKATRKFHRPNTRVQDTMNQILEKFGQAEVQGLVSATPALARLERQAA